A genomic segment from Rubrobacter tropicus encodes:
- a CDS encoding alpha/beta fold hydrolase codes for MPVTITENTSIDYDVQGEGPPLLLVNGLGFGRWGWFRQVPAFSRHFRTITFDIRGERSLGNGVADLVDEVVALLDHLGVKKTHVLGTSLGGFVAQELALARPDLVDRLVLVCTSYGGRGPEAMSPGALADMMGLGTFSAEAAARKALEAATGEVYRAEKPEEFEKIVHWRLADSSSAVSYYEQAKAGARFDLSGDVGHITSPTLVIHGSEDRYVPPANARALADAIPGAKLRVLEDAGHLVFIERFADVNREVVRFLKSRDGRQSRGVGGKTGEKVAREPGGWLRGAVNALRGWAARMRAWMGLS; via the coding sequence GTGCCAGTAACGATCACCGAGAACACCAGCATAGACTACGACGTCCAGGGCGAGGGGCCGCCGCTGCTCCTCGTCAACGGGCTCGGCTTCGGCCGGTGGGGCTGGTTCAGGCAGGTCCCCGCCTTCTCGCGCCACTTCCGCACCATCACCTTCGACATCCGGGGCGAGCGAAGCCTCGGCAACGGCGTCGCCGACCTCGTCGACGAGGTCGTCGCCCTGTTGGACCACCTCGGGGTGAAAAAGACGCACGTGCTCGGCACCTCGTTGGGCGGCTTCGTGGCGCAGGAGCTCGCGCTCGCGCGGCCCGACCTCGTGGACAGGCTCGTGCTCGTGTGTACGAGCTACGGGGGCAGGGGGCCCGAGGCGATGTCGCCGGGGGCGCTGGCGGACATGATGGGCCTGGGGACTTTCAGCGCCGAGGCCGCGGCCCGCAAGGCGCTGGAGGCGGCGACGGGCGAGGTCTACCGGGCCGAGAAGCCCGAAGAGTTCGAGAAGATAGTGCACTGGCGGCTCGCCGATTCGTCCTCCGCCGTCTCGTACTACGAGCAGGCGAAGGCGGGGGCCAGGTTCGACCTCTCCGGGGACGTCGGGCACATCACCTCGCCGACGCTCGTGATCCACGGCTCGGAGGACCGTTACGTGCCGCCCGCCAACGCCCGCGCCCTGGCGGACGCCATACCGGGCGCGAAGCTCCGGGTCCTCGAAGACGCCGGGCATCTCGTCTTTATCGAGAGGTTCGCGGACGTCAACAGGGAGGTCGTGCGCTTCCTGAAGTCCCGCGACGGGCGGCAATCTCGCGGAGTTGGCGGGAAGACCGGGGAGAAAGTGGCGCGGGAGCCCGGAGGGTGGCTCCGGGGCGCCGTGAACGCCCTCCGGGGGTGGGCCGCGCGGATGAGGGCCTGGATGGGCCTCTCGTAG
- a CDS encoding adenylate kinase family protein, producing the protein MRVAFIGPVGSGKSSQAQRLSWSLPFYNRSPRLSTGDLVRAQIEARTPLGARIGALHDAGEPVPDGVVFDLLLPHVRTAGGFVLDDFPANAGQAEILDAELEERGAGPLRHVISLEGPSDDELVGRVLGGRVHSRATDAAYHLKNDPPPGPEKRLDPGPFERRSDDTEESLRRRLGAYRREHALLKEHYEARGVLTVIDAGRPLDKVAEGVLDALGHPENPQYYAV; encoded by the coding sequence ATGAGGGTAGCTTTCATAGGTCCGGTGGGATCGGGCAAGAGCAGTCAGGCGCAGAGGCTTTCGTGGTCGCTGCCGTTCTACAACCGGTCGCCGAGGCTCTCCACGGGTGATCTTGTGCGGGCCCAGATCGAGGCTCGCACGCCGCTCGGGGCGCGGATCGGGGCCCTCCACGATGCCGGCGAGCCGGTCCCCGACGGGGTCGTATTCGACCTGCTGCTGCCGCACGTGCGGACGGCGGGGGGCTTCGTCCTCGACGACTTCCCGGCCAACGCGGGGCAGGCCGAGATCCTGGACGCGGAGCTCGAGGAACGCGGCGCCGGGCCGTTGCGCCACGTGATCTCGCTAGAAGGACCGTCGGACGACGAGCTCGTCGGGCGGGTCCTCGGCGGCCGGGTCCACAGCCGGGCGACCGACGCCGCGTACCACCTGAAGAACGACCCGCCGCCGGGGCCCGAGAAGAGGCTCGACCCGGGCCCGTTCGAGCGGCGCAGCGACGACACCGAGGAGTCGCTCAGGCGGCGTCTGGGCGCGTACCGCCGGGAGCACGCGCTCCTCAAAGAGCACTACGAGGCGCGGGGCGTGCTGACGGTCATCGACGCCGGGCGGCCGCTCGACAAGGTGGCCGAAGGCGTGCTCGACGCGCTCGGGCATCCCGAGAACCCGCAGTACTACGCGGTCTAG
- a CDS encoding helix-turn-helix transcriptional regulator: protein MNNEEKGRAVGDREAGFRGVEARPRNWLVPVILLSLREWNSYGYELMERASNFGFEAMNPGTLYRTLRQMEKDGIVESSWETSRGGPARRMYTITDAGKAYLDFWARSLEQYQQTMDTFFRLYTGRPLKDEPDEKK, encoded by the coding sequence ATGAACAACGAAGAAAAAGGGCGTGCTGTCGGGGACCGGGAGGCTGGTTTCCGGGGGGTAGAGGCGCGGCCCAGGAACTGGCTGGTGCCGGTGATCCTGTTGTCGTTGCGCGAATGGAACTCCTACGGCTACGAGCTTATGGAGCGGGCTTCGAACTTCGGGTTCGAGGCGATGAACCCGGGGACGTTGTACAGGACGCTCAGGCAGATGGAGAAGGACGGGATCGTGGAGTCCAGTTGGGAGACCTCCAGGGGAGGACCGGCCCGCCGGATGTACACGATCACGGACGCGGGGAAGGCTTACCTGGACTTCTGGGCCAGGTCCCTCGAGCAGTACCAGCAGACCATGGACACCTTCTTCCGGCTCTACACGGGAAGGCCGTTGAAAGACGAGCCGGACGAGAAGAAGTAG
- a CDS encoding S8 family peptidase: protein MGRSVGRARFVWLALLVVAAALPGAAMAQEAAPSGEDRSSFGSQIRDLKKETIPGRIIVRYDEQSGQAAQAAARREVGAVKKGDLDLINADVVKVESGTVASAVEDLEANPVVEYAVPDRVVYPMDYRDEPRFSELWGLHNTGQEVLGRAGKPDVDVDAPEAAATSSGGQDVVVAVIDDGVDFGHPDLAGHEWVNEDEVPNNNIDDDANGYVDDVNGFDFANDDNTVHDTLEDFHGTHVAGTIAASVNGQDVVGVAPNVKIMSLKFLGGPFGSLSTAIEAIQYAGDNGARISNNSWGYVGPPDPALKDAIEASGMLFVASAGNEALNNDTGFPIPELGFTVRAYPASYDLPNVLSVAAVNNTGRLASFSNFGAKTVDVSAPGVDVLSTVPSVPQKSGLTLSAVGSGEALVAGFGLEEISGADARADFAEKALDTLGYCTGLGGVACPTSMNKVLLVDDDLSSTFPPALAEFGPPDVRPVVAAALNSVQNVDLDVVNVGVGDGPSFEKLSQYDHVVWATGQAPVSTDPFDETAPVRNTLTFNDHNALTRYLNGGGGLFLTGLDTFYLDEKAAFVTETLGLEVQGDYYTGVFEGAAGTPFGGNTHDLNNAPFSVPFFHDGLTPAKPNASSLGTIGTPQGYEEYFSGTSMASPHATGTAALAAGEFSGLLNRPAALKRLVMGTGQPAPLTQGKTVTGDIVNARNAVTDTRPRIPAVFPKGAISDTTPTIRARVVDLQQMLPKSNVELYVDGNRKMTFSYNRFSGVLSHAAGPLKEGRHFVRIKATDPQGATTSRSWSFTVR, encoded by the coding sequence ATGGGTCGCTCTGTTGGACGCGCCAGGTTCGTGTGGCTGGCATTGTTAGTAGTCGCGGCGGCCTTGCCTGGGGCTGCCATGGCCCAGGAAGCGGCGCCTTCGGGCGAAGACCGCTCCTCCTTCGGGTCCCAGATCCGGGACCTCAAAAAGGAGACGATTCCCGGCAGGATCATCGTTCGTTACGACGAGCAGAGCGGGCAGGCCGCGCAGGCCGCCGCGCGGCGCGAAGTGGGCGCCGTAAAGAAAGGCGACCTCGACCTCATAAACGCCGACGTGGTCAAGGTCGAAAGTGGAACCGTCGCGTCCGCCGTTGAGGACCTCGAGGCGAACCCGGTCGTGGAGTACGCCGTACCGGACCGCGTCGTGTACCCCATGGACTACCGCGACGAGCCCCGCTTCTCCGAGCTCTGGGGCCTCCACAACACGGGGCAGGAAGTCCTAGGCCGCGCGGGCAAACCCGACGTGGACGTGGACGCTCCCGAAGCCGCTGCCACCTCCTCCGGCGGGCAGGACGTGGTGGTCGCCGTGATAGACGACGGTGTGGACTTCGGGCACCCCGACCTCGCGGGCCACGAATGGGTCAACGAAGACGAGGTTCCGAACAACAACATCGACGACGACGCCAACGGCTACGTCGACGACGTAAACGGCTTCGACTTCGCCAACGACGACAACACCGTCCACGACACCCTGGAGGACTTCCACGGCACCCACGTGGCCGGGACCATAGCGGCCTCCGTCAACGGGCAGGACGTCGTTGGCGTGGCGCCCAACGTCAAGATCATGTCCCTCAAGTTCCTGGGCGGGCCCTTCGGTTCCCTCTCGACCGCCATAGAGGCCATCCAGTACGCGGGAGACAACGGGGCCAGGATCTCCAACAACTCCTGGGGCTACGTCGGGCCGCCCGACCCCGCGCTCAAGGACGCCATAGAAGCCTCCGGGATGCTCTTCGTAGCCTCCGCCGGCAACGAGGCCCTCAACAACGACACGGGGTTCCCGATCCCCGAGCTCGGGTTCACGGTCCGGGCCTACCCCGCCTCCTACGACCTGCCCAACGTCCTATCGGTGGCCGCCGTCAACAACACGGGCCGCCTCGCCTCTTTCAGCAACTTCGGCGCGAAGACCGTGGACGTCTCCGCCCCCGGCGTGGACGTGCTCTCGACCGTCCCGTCCGTCCCGCAGAAGTCCGGCCTCACGCTCTCGGCCGTCGGGTCCGGCGAGGCGCTCGTCGCGGGCTTCGGGCTGGAGGAGATCTCCGGTGCCGACGCCAGGGCCGACTTCGCGGAGAAGGCACTCGATACGCTCGGCTACTGCACCGGCCTGGGCGGCGTGGCCTGCCCGACCTCGATGAACAAGGTCCTCCTCGTCGACGACGACCTGAGCTCGACGTTCCCGCCGGCCCTGGCCGAGTTCGGGCCGCCCGACGTGCGGCCGGTGGTGGCCGCGGCCCTGAACTCCGTGCAGAACGTGGACCTTGACGTGGTGAACGTCGGCGTGGGGGACGGTCCCTCGTTCGAGAAGCTCAGCCAGTACGATCACGTGGTCTGGGCCACGGGCCAGGCGCCGGTCTCGACCGACCCGTTCGACGAGACTGCCCCCGTCAGGAACACCCTGACCTTTAACGACCATAACGCCCTGACCCGCTATCTGAACGGCGGCGGGGGACTCTTCCTGACCGGCCTCGATACTTTCTACCTGGACGAGAAAGCCGCCTTCGTGACTGAGACTTTGGGCCTCGAGGTTCAGGGTGACTACTACACCGGCGTCTTCGAGGGGGCTGCCGGCACGCCCTTCGGCGGGAACACCCACGACCTGAACAACGCCCCGTTCTCCGTTCCCTTCTTCCACGACGGCCTCACGCCAGCGAAGCCAAACGCCTCCTCCCTGGGCACCATCGGCACGCCGCAGGGCTACGAGGAGTACTTCTCGGGAACCTCGATGGCGTCCCCGCACGCGACCGGTACGGCCGCCCTCGCCGCCGGCGAGTTCTCCGGCCTCCTGAACAGGCCAGCCGCCCTGAAGCGTCTCGTCATGGGAACTGGACAACCGGCGCCCCTCACGCAAGGCAAGACCGTCACCGGCGACATCGTGAACGCCCGGAACGCCGTAACCGACACCCGGCCGCGCATACCGGCGGTCTTCCCCAAAGGCGCCATCTCCGACACCACGCCAACGATACGGGCAAGAGTCGTCGACCTGCAGCAGATGCTTCCAAAGTCCAACGTCGAGCTCTACGTGGACGGCAACCGCAAGATGACCTTCTCCTACAACCGCTTCTCCGGCGTCCTCTCCCACGCGGCCGGCCCCCTGAAGGAGGGCCGCCACTTCGTGCGGATAAAGGCCACCGACCCGCAAGGCGCTACGACGTCGAGGAGCTGGTCGTTCACCGTGAGGTGA
- a CDS encoding type 2 periplasmic-binding domain-containing protein: protein MEETQPRGGADRAELGVSPEEARHVANLLRYAISLNTTVGLVRAQRRLATTTYRAAELAALILEGKPFEQAAQEAAKTWTGSLEEDHRRALKLLQAQRDTLVQAMSGRLTPEQLKEYLEVTQDQFLELVRPDFPQQETTDPQS from the coding sequence GTGGAAGAGACGCAGCCCCGCGGCGGAGCGGACCGCGCGGAACTCGGGGTCTCGCCGGAAGAGGCCCGCCACGTCGCCAACCTCCTCCGCTACGCCATAAGCCTGAACACGACTGTGGGCCTCGTCCGGGCCCAGCGCCGCCTCGCGACGACCACGTACAGGGCCGCGGAACTCGCGGCCCTGATCCTGGAAGGCAAACCATTCGAGCAGGCCGCCCAGGAGGCCGCAAAGACCTGGACAGGCTCCCTCGAAGAAGACCACCGCCGCGCCCTGAAGCTCCTCCAGGCCCAACGCGACACCCTCGTTCAAGCCATGTCGGGCCGCCTGACACCGGAACAACTCAAAGAGTACCTGGAAGTCACCCAGGACCAGTTCCTCGAGCTCGTCCGCCCAGACTTCCCCCAACAGGAGACCACAGACCCGCAAAGTTAA
- a CDS encoding capsid protein, which yields MDQKQQKQVNEAAEKFAGAIKESYQAIADRSVSAQELNAQLTQEFFNGVINNLRTQASNNRALADDLIEQQRKQQEASQALAQEGANAYMDFLNSMFSYYRGDLEEAQKRAKR from the coding sequence ATGGATCAGAAACAGCAGAAGCAGGTAAACGAGGCGGCCGAGAAGTTCGCCGGGGCGATCAAAGAGTCTTACCAGGCGATCGCCGATAGGTCGGTCTCCGCGCAGGAGCTAAACGCGCAGCTCACGCAGGAGTTCTTCAACGGGGTCATCAACAACCTGAGGACCCAGGCCTCCAACAACCGGGCGCTGGCCGACGACCTGATCGAGCAGCAGCGCAAGCAGCAGGAGGCCTCCCAGGCGCTCGCCCAGGAGGGCGCGAACGCCTACATGGACTTCCTGAACTCCATGTTCTCCTACTACAGGGGGGACCTGGAAGAGGCCCAGAAGCGGGCCAAGAGGTAG
- a CDS encoding GNAT family N-acetyltransferase codes for MALYGGVDMMDDTRVLALRDGVCVPVREIRAGDAAALQRLVARSSDRSVELRFFGPLKRLSDKQARRFAEVDGRDRFALVALDPEDPGEVVGVVRYEREPGTDAAEYAALVEDRFQDRGLGIGLTRHLIEAARANGLERLYALVMRENAGMLHLLRSLDLPERKRWEDGAEHVEIDLRPSTAA; via the coding sequence ATGGCCCTCTACGGGGGCGTCGATATGATGGACGACACGCGGGTTCTGGCGTTGCGAGACGGCGTTTGCGTGCCGGTGCGCGAGATACGCGCCGGGGACGCGGCGGCGCTGCAGCGTCTCGTGGCGCGGTCGAGCGACAGGTCGGTAGAGTTGAGGTTCTTCGGCCCCCTCAAGAGGCTCTCTGACAAGCAGGCCCGGCGGTTCGCGGAGGTCGACGGCCGGGACCGGTTCGCGCTGGTGGCGCTCGATCCCGAGGACCCCGGGGAGGTCGTGGGCGTGGTCCGCTACGAGCGCGAGCCCGGCACCGACGCGGCCGAGTACGCGGCGCTCGTGGAGGACAGGTTCCAGGACCGGGGGCTCGGCATCGGGCTCACCCGCCACCTCATAGAGGCCGCCCGCGCGAACGGTCTCGAACGGCTGTACGCCCTCGTCATGCGCGAGAACGCCGGGATGCTCCACCTGCTGCGCAGCCTCGACCTCCCGGAGCGCAAACGGTGGGAAGACGGGGCCGAGCACGTCGAGATCGACCTGAGGCCGAGCACGGCGGCGTAA
- a CDS encoding acyl-CoA dehydrogenase family protein, with translation MTVTPDGVKQETQKNDFIRSDRLLSGEEKEVRDRVREFVERDVIPSAADHWDRAEFPFEALPGLGELGLMGGTFSPEYGCAGWNNVAYGLAIAELARGSGSLATFLHVQSGLAMAAIHELGSEDQKRKWLPEMARCEKVGCFGLTEPGAGSDPGSLATTATEKDGGYVLDGEKKWIGNATFADVAVIWARTEDNKISGFLVEGDNPGFRAEVLPRKGSQRAVWQAHIKLEDCHVPADARLPGATGLGSTLSVLTHSRYGVGWDGLGQAADCYEVALAYTKEREQFGQPIASFQLVQQKLVEMVNEISLSQLLSIHVGRLKDEGLLDPPTVSMFKMNNVAKARRTAALAREVLGGNGVLLDYRVMEHMADIEGVYTYEGTNDVNALIVGQAITGHRAFSARPPKDSTRDGRAEEKPR, from the coding sequence ATGACCGTCACGCCCGATGGCGTAAAGCAAGAGACTCAAAAGAACGATTTCATTCGGTCTGACCGCCTTCTTTCGGGGGAAGAGAAGGAGGTCAGGGACAGGGTACGCGAGTTCGTGGAGCGGGATGTGATCCCGTCCGCCGCGGACCACTGGGACCGGGCTGAGTTCCCCTTCGAGGCGCTCCCCGGCCTCGGGGAGCTCGGGCTCATGGGCGGCACCTTCTCCCCGGAGTACGGTTGCGCGGGGTGGAACAACGTGGCCTACGGGCTCGCCATCGCGGAGCTGGCGCGCGGGTCGGGGTCCCTGGCCACGTTCCTGCACGTGCAGAGCGGGCTCGCGATGGCGGCCATCCACGAGTTGGGTTCCGAGGATCAGAAGCGGAAGTGGCTGCCGGAGATGGCGCGGTGCGAGAAGGTAGGGTGCTTCGGCCTCACCGAGCCGGGGGCGGGAAGCGACCCGGGCTCGCTCGCGACTACTGCAACGGAGAAAGACGGCGGCTACGTGCTCGACGGGGAGAAGAAGTGGATCGGCAACGCCACGTTCGCCGACGTGGCCGTGATCTGGGCCAGGACCGAGGACAACAAGATCTCCGGCTTCCTCGTAGAAGGAGATAACCCCGGCTTCCGGGCCGAGGTCCTTCCCCGTAAGGGCTCCCAGCGGGCCGTCTGGCAGGCCCACATCAAGCTAGAAGACTGCCACGTCCCGGCCGATGCCCGGTTACCGGGGGCGACCGGCCTCGGGTCCACCCTGTCCGTGCTCACGCACTCGCGCTACGGGGTCGGGTGGGACGGCCTGGGCCAGGCGGCGGACTGCTACGAAGTAGCGCTGGCCTACACAAAGGAGCGGGAGCAGTTCGGGCAGCCGATAGCCTCCTTCCAGCTCGTGCAGCAGAAGCTGGTCGAGATGGTCAACGAGATCTCCCTCTCCCAACTCCTCTCCATCCACGTGGGTCGCCTTAAAGACGAGGGACTCCTCGACCCGCCTACGGTCTCCATGTTCAAGATGAACAACGTGGCCAAGGCCCGCCGCACGGCGGCGCTTGCCCGCGAGGTCCTCGGCGGCAACGGCGTCCTGCTCGACTACCGCGTCATGGAGCACATGGCGGACATCGAGGGGGTCTACACCTACGAGGGCACGAACGACGTGAACGCCCTGATCGTGGGCCAGGCCATCACGGGCCACCGCGCCTTCTCGGCCCGCCCCCCGAAGGACTCCACCCGCGACGGCCGGGCGGAAGAGAAACCCCGCTGA
- a CDS encoding thiolase family protein, which translates to MSFGNGNGTEIVISTPLRTAIGTFGGALKDTPATDLGATVGKEVLSRSGIEGEQVDQIIVGNILSAGQGMNPGRQVGMKTGLPVTTPGMTLNRMCGSGLQAIISAAQEVALGDADVVMAGGIENMDRAPFLLDKGRYGYRMGMPSAEIQDHMVFDGLWDVFNNYHMGVTAENVAEEYGITREDSDAYAVRSHQRAAKAHEDELFDGQIVPVEVRQKKEKVQFTTDEHIRANASVEGLQKLKTVFKKEGGTVTAANASGINDGAAMMLVSSEKKAEELGMPVAGRLVSAAVSGVDPSVMGTGMIPASRMALKKAGLSVDDLDAVEANEAFSSIAIAVGRELEVPEEKLNPVGGAVALGHPIGATGAVLTVKILHHLARTNGRYGLVTLCIGGGMGIAAIFERV; encoded by the coding sequence GTGAGCTTCGGCAACGGAAACGGCACCGAGATCGTGATCTCGACGCCCCTCAGGACCGCCATAGGCACGTTCGGGGGCGCGCTCAAGGACACGCCGGCCACGGACCTCGGGGCGACGGTGGGCAAGGAAGTCCTCAGCCGCTCCGGCATAGAGGGCGAGCAGGTCGACCAGATCATAGTCGGCAACATCCTCTCGGCCGGGCAGGGCATGAACCCGGGCCGCCAGGTCGGCATGAAGACCGGTCTCCCGGTAACGACCCCGGGCATGACCCTCAACAGGATGTGCGGCTCGGGCCTTCAGGCCATCATCTCGGCCGCCCAGGAAGTGGCCTTGGGTGATGCGGACGTCGTGATGGCGGGCGGCATCGAGAACATGGACCGGGCGCCCTTCCTTCTAGACAAGGGGCGTTACGGCTACAGGATGGGGATGCCTTCTGCCGAGATCCAGGACCACATGGTCTTCGACGGCCTGTGGGACGTCTTCAACAACTACCATATGGGCGTTACGGCGGAGAACGTCGCGGAAGAGTACGGCATCACCCGCGAAGACTCCGACGCCTACGCGGTGCGCAGCCACCAGCGGGCGGCGAAGGCCCACGAAGACGAGCTCTTCGACGGCCAGATCGTGCCGGTCGAGGTCAGGCAGAAGAAAGAGAAGGTCCAGTTCACCACCGACGAGCATATCCGGGCCAACGCTAGCGTCGAGGGCCTCCAGAAGCTAAAGACGGTCTTCAAGAAAGAGGGCGGCACGGTGACCGCGGCCAACGCATCGGGCATCAACGACGGGGCCGCGATGATGCTCGTATCGAGCGAGAAGAAGGCCGAGGAACTCGGCATGCCCGTAGCCGGCAGGCTCGTCTCGGCCGCCGTATCGGGCGTCGACCCGTCGGTGATGGGGACCGGCATGATCCCAGCCTCCAGGATGGCGCTGAAGAAGGCCGGCCTCTCGGTCGACGACCTCGACGCCGTCGAGGCGAACGAGGCCTTCTCGTCCATCGCGATAGCCGTCGGGCGCGAGCTCGAGGTGCCCGAGGAGAAGCTCAACCCGGTCGGCGGCGCCGTCGCCCTCGGCCACCCCATCGGGGCCACGGGAGCCGTACTAACCGTCAAGATTCTGCACCACCTCGCCCGCACGAACGGCCGCTACGGCCTGGTAACCCTCTGCATCGGTGGCGGGATGGGCATAGCCGCGATCTTCGAGAGGGTGTAA
- a CDS encoding 3-oxoacyl-ACP reductase family protein: protein MGTLKEAVAVVTGASRGLGAAISEELAAGGAKVVVNYSRSKEPAEELVSKIEEAGGEAIAVQGDVSDPEQAQALIDKAIERFNRIDVLVNNAGINIDKTLKKLTVDDWDKVIQVDLNSAFYTVHAVLPHMTEAGGGKIINMSSFVGEAGNIGQANYSAAKGGLLGFTKTAALELARYGITVNAICPGFINTDMVAAIPEEAKEKLLKSVPLRRFGEPEEIARAVRYLVEDGDYITGQSLDINGGVYIRT from the coding sequence GTGGGAACTCTGAAAGAAGCGGTTGCGGTAGTGACGGGGGCGAGCCGGGGGCTTGGCGCGGCGATCTCCGAGGAGCTCGCGGCGGGTGGGGCGAAGGTCGTCGTCAACTACTCGCGAAGCAAGGAGCCCGCCGAAGAGTTGGTCTCAAAGATAGAAGAGGCGGGCGGTGAGGCGATAGCGGTCCAGGGTGACGTCTCGGACCCGGAGCAGGCGCAGGCACTCATAGACAAGGCGATAGAGCGGTTCAACAGGATCGACGTGTTGGTCAACAACGCCGGGATCAACATAGACAAGACGCTCAAGAAGCTCACGGTGGATGATTGGGACAAAGTGATCCAGGTCGACCTGAACAGCGCCTTCTACACCGTGCACGCGGTGTTGCCGCACATGACCGAGGCAGGCGGGGGCAAGATCATCAACATGAGCTCCTTCGTCGGGGAGGCCGGCAATATCGGCCAGGCGAACTACTCCGCGGCCAAGGGCGGCTTGCTCGGCTTCACCAAGACCGCGGCCCTCGAGCTGGCCCGCTACGGAATAACCGTCAACGCCATCTGCCCCGGCTTCATAAACACGGACATGGTTGCGGCCATCCCGGAGGAGGCAAAGGAGAAGCTCCTGAAATCGGTGCCGCTGAGGCGCTTCGGCGAGCCCGAGGAGATCGCGCGCGCCGTCCGGTACCTGGTCGAGGACGGCGACTACATCACGGGACAGTCACTCGACATCAACGGCGGCGTCTACATAAGGACCTAG